The genomic window CGAAGCCGGCGCCGACCAGCCAGGCCAGGTCCGAGGTCAGGGCCGCGCCGGTGTAGCGGAAGCGGGCCGGGAAGTTGGCCGTTACCGCGCCGGCCGCCTGGCCATAGGACAGGCCCAGCAGTGCAAAGCCTAGCAGCACGAACACGTTCTGGCCAAACTCGCCGCCATTCATCAGGCTGGGCACCGAGGCGCTGAAGATGGCGATCAGCACTGCCAGGCTGCCCAGGGTGTTGCGGCGGCCGAAGCGGTCGGCGATTAGGCCGGAAAGGATCACGCACACCAGCGCAATGGCCGCGCCGATGATCTGCACCACCAGGAAGTCGCCGACATCGCGCAGCGAGTACAGCTGGATCCAGGACAGCGGGAACACTGTGACCAGATGGAACAGCGCATAGCTGGCCAGCGCGGCCAGCGCGCCGATCAGGATGTTACGGCCCTGCGAGCCCACCATTTCAAACACGCCGGTTGGCTGCAGTTCGTTCTCGTCCAGCAGGTGCGCATATTCCGGCGTGGACACCAGGCGCAGGCGCGCAAACAGCGCTACCACGTTGATGGCGAAGGCGACATAGAAGGGATAGCGCCAGCCCCATTCAAGGAAGTCCTTGTCGGCCAGCGAGTGCAGCAGGAAGGCGAACAGGCCGCCGGCGAGAATGAAGCCAACCGGCGCGCCCATCTGGCCCAGCATCGCATACCAGCCGCGCTTGTTTTCCGGCGCATTCAGCGCCAGCAGCGACGGCAGGCCGTCCCAGGAGCCACCCAGCGCCAAGCCCTGGCCGATGCGCAGCACGCTTAGCAGGATCAGCGCGGCGCCGCCCAGGCGCGCGTAGGTCGGCAGGAAGGCAATGCCGGCGGTCGACAAGCCCAGCATGAACAGCGCCAGCGTCAGCTTGGCCTCGCGGCTGTAGCGGCGCTGGATTGCCATGAAGATCACGGTGCCGATCGGGCGCGCGATGAAGGCGAAGGAAAACAGGATGAAGGAATACAGCGTACCCTGCAGCTTGTCGGCAAAGGGAAAGAACACCGACGGGAACACCAGCACCGAGGCGATGGCGTAAACGAAGAAGTCGAAGTACTCGGAGGCGCGGCCGATCACCACGCCAATCGCGATTTCGCCAGGGGCGATGTGGCTGCCCCGGGTATTAATATTGCGGGCGTCGTCGCCAGCTGTAGAAGCGCGCGGACCGCCGGCGGCGGACCCGTCGTAAGTTGCCGTTTTTGCCATGAACGTGACTCTTTCAGAAATGCCTTTGGTGGCCAATACCCCGAGCCTAGCCTGTGTGCCGGGGTAGGAGCAAGGGGGGTGGGACAAAACGTCCAATCGGCAAGGACCGCGCGGCGAGCTACAGTAGCATGTCAGCCATCCTCCGTATTGCATCGCATGATTCCATCCAATCTCCGTCGCGGACTCGGCTTATTGTCACTCATATTGCTTGCAGGCTGCGATATGGTGGTGATGAACCCCTCCGGCGACATCGCCAAGCAGCAGGGCCAGCTCGTTGTCGCATCGACCCTGCTAATGCTGTTGATCATTGTCCCCGTCATCGTGTTGACGCTGCTGTTCGCGTGGCGTTATCGCAAGAGCAACACCAAGGCCCGCTATGAGCCCGACTGGGACCACTCCACCCAGCTGGAACTGGTGATCTGGGGCGCGCCGCTGCTGATTATCATCGCGCTGGGCCTTCTGACCTGGATCAGCACCCACTTGCTGGACCCGTTCCGGCCGCTGCAGCGCATCGACGAGAACCGGCCGCTGGCGGCCAACGTCAAGCCGCTAGAAGTGCAGGTCGTGGCACTGGACTGGAAATGGCTGTTCATCTATCCGGAGCAGGGGGTGGCAAGCGTCAATGAGCTGGTGACGCCAGTAGACGTGCCGATCAACTTCAAGATTAGCGCATCGACCGTGATGAACTCGTTCTACATTCCGGCGCTGGCTGGCCAGATCTATGCCATGCCCGGCATGGAGACCCAGCTGCACGCGGTGATGAACAAGCCTGGCGTGTATGACGGCTTCTCGGCCAACTACAGCGGTGCCGGCTTCTCCCACATGCGCTTCAAGTATCACGGCGTGAGCGAAGCCGACTTCAAGGCCTGGGTGCAGAAGACCAAGGCAGCCGGCGGCGAACTGAGCCGCGACGGCTACCTGTCGCTGGAGCAGCCGAGTGAACGGGAGCCGGTGCGTCGCTATGGCGCAGTTGCGCCCGGCCTGTTCAAGGCCATCGTTAACCGCTGCGTCGACGCCAAGGCCGTCTGCATGGACGAGATGATGGCCGCCGACATGCAGCGCGCCAAGAGCAGCGTGGTACGCAAGGAAGAGCATACGCCGGGCGTGGCTGTCCCGGCCGGCGGCATCACTGGCAACGAGAACTCGACCGTGCCGTCGTCCAGTGCCGGTCCCGCTACCGCGCCTTCGCCTTCACATTCAATGGATTCCAAGAAAAGTCACCATGACCGAGCACACTGATCTGACCAAGCTCATCTTCGGCCGGCTAAGCTGGGAAGCGATCCCGTATCACGAGCCCATCCTGCTGGTTACCTTCGCCGCCGTCGTCCTGGGTGGCGCGGCGATCCTCGCCCTCGTCACCAAGTACCGCCTGTGGGGCCCGCTGTGGCGCGACTGGATCACCAGCATCGACCACAAGAAAATCGGCGTGATGTACGTCATCCTCGGCCTGGTGATGCTGCTGCGCGGCTTTGCCGACGCGCTGATGATGCGTGCCCAGCAGGCAATGTCCTTCGGCGACAATGCCGGCTTCCTGCCGCCGCATCACTATGACCAGATCTTCACCGCCCACGGCGTGATCATGATCTTCTTCGTCGCCATGCCTCTGGTGACGGGCTTCATGAACTACCTGGTGCCGCTGCAGATCGGTGCGCGTGACGTTGCCTTCCCGTTCCTGAACAACTTCAGCTTCTGGATGACGGCCGTCGGCGCCGGCCTCACCATGGCCTCGCTGTTCGTCGGCGAATTTGCCAGGACCGGCTGGCTGGCCTATCCGCCGCTGTCGGGCATCCTGGCCAGTCCCGATGTCGGGGTGGATTACTACATCTGGTCATTGCAGCTGGCCGGCGTCGGCACGCTGTTGTCCGGCGTGAACCTGATCGCCACCATTGTCAAAATGCGCGCTCCCGGCATGACCATGATGAAGATGCCGGTCTTCACCTGGACCTCGTTGTGCACCAACGTGCTGATCGTGGCCGCCTTCCCGGTACTGACCGCGGTGCTGGCCATGCTGTCGCTGGACCGCATGGTGGGCACCAACTTCTTCACCAATGACCTCGGCGGCAACTCGATGATGTACGTGAATCTGATCTGGATCTGGGGCCACCCAGAGGTGTACATCCTGATCCTGCCGCTGTTCGGCGTGTTCTCCGAAGTCGTGTCGACCTTCTCCGGCAAGCGCCTGTTCGGCTACACCTCAATGGTGTATGCAACGGTCGTTATCACGATCCTGTCCTACCTGGTGTGGCTGCATCACTTCTTCACTATGGGCTCGGGCGCGAGCGTGAACTCTTTCTTCGGCATCACTACGATGATCATCTCGATCCCGACCGGCGCCAAGATCTTCAACTGGCTCTTCACGATGTACCGCGGCCGTATCCGCTTTGAACTGCCGATGATGTGGACCGTGGCCTTCATGGTGACCTTCGTCATCGGCGGCATGACCGGCGTGCTGCTGGCGGTGCCGCCGGCCGACTTCGTGCTCCACAACAGCCTGTTCCTAATCGCGCACTTCCATAATGTGATCATCGGCGGCGTGCTGTTCGGCCTGTTTGCCGGCATCAACTTCTGGTTCCCGAAAGTGTTCGGCTACAAGCTCGATACCCTCTGGGGCAAGGTATCGTTCTGGTGCTGGGTGATCGGCTTCTACATGGCCTTCATGCCGGGCTATGTGCTGGGCCTGATGGGCGTGACCCGCCGCATGAGCCACTTCGAGGACACGACCATGCAGCCGCTGTTCGTGACCTCCTTCCTGGGCACTGCGCTGATCGCCTGCGGCATTGGCGCCATGCTGGTGCAGTTCTACGTCAGCTTCCGCCGCCGCGAGTCGCTGCGCGATCTGACCGGCGACCCGTGGAACGGCCGCACCCTGGAATGGTCTACCTCGTCGCCGCCGCCGGACTACAACTTCGCGTTCACCCCGGTGGTGTATGACAACGACACCTGGGCCGACATGAAGAAGCGCAACTACAGCCGTCCGCTGAAGGGTTTCCAGCCGATCCACATGCCCAGCAATACCGCGGCCGGCTTCATCATCGCCATGCTGTCCGGCGTAGTGGGCTTCGCCCTCATTTGGCAGATGTGGCTAGTGGCCGGCCTGGGCTTTGTCGCAATGATGGCAGCCATCATTATCCATACGTTCAACTACAAGCGCGACTTCTACATCCCTGCCGAGCAGGTGGTCCGTACCGAAGAGGCGCGCACACGTTTGCTGGAAAGCCATGTCTGATATCACCATGAACCACAACGCGGCCGTGCTTGACGCGCGCGCCGACGGCGAAGTGCAGTTCCATGTCACCGAGCATCATCCGGAAAACGGCACTCTGCTGGGCTTCTGGCTCTACCTGATGAGCGACTGCCTGGTGTTTGCCTGCCTGTTTGCTGCCTATGCGGTGCTGGGCCGCAGCTATGCCGGCGGCCCGACCGGCGCCGAGCTGTTCGACCTGCCGCTGGTGGCGATGAACACCGCGCTGCTGCTACTGTCGTCCATCACCTATGGCTTCGCCATGCTGGAGTCGCAGAAGAAGCGGCTCAAGTCCACCCTGGTCTGGCTGGGCATTACCGGCCTGCTGGGCGCGGGCTTTTTGGGCCTGGAACTGTACGAGTTCTCGCACCTGATCCATGAAGGCGCTGGCCCGCAGCGCAGCGCCTTCCTGTCGGCCTTCTTCACGCTGGTCGGCACCCACGGCCTGCACGTGACCTTCGGCATTATCTGGCTGGTCACGCTGATGTTCCAGCTTGGACGCCACGGCCTGATCCCGGAAAACAGCCGTCGCCTGATGTGCCTGTCGATGTTCTGGCACTTCCTGGACGTGATCTGGATCGGCGTCTTCACCTTTGTCTACCTGATGGGAGTACTGCCATGAGCGCGCATCCGCATCACGCGGCGCACGGCGCCGGCCATGATCATCACGATCACCATGGCCACCACGGTCATGAAGACCATGCCGACCACGGCAGCCTAAAGACCTACGCAATAGGCTTCGTGCTGTCCGTGATACTGACGGCCATTCCGTTCTGGCTAGTGATGAACAAGACCTTCGACAAGTCCAGCACCACCGCGCTGGTGATCCTGGCCTTTGCCGCGGTGCAGATCGTGGTGCACATGGTGTACTTCCTGCACATG from Noviherbaspirillum sp. L7-7A includes these protein-coding regions:
- a CDS encoding MFS transporter — protein: MAKTATYDGSAAGGPRASTAGDDARNINTRGSHIAPGEIAIGVVIGRASEYFDFFVYAIASVLVFPSVFFPFADKLQGTLYSFILFSFAFIARPIGTVIFMAIQRRYSREAKLTLALFMLGLSTAGIAFLPTYARLGGAALILLSVLRIGQGLALGGSWDGLPSLLALNAPENKRGWYAMLGQMGAPVGFILAGGLFAFLLHSLADKDFLEWGWRYPFYVAFAINVVALFARLRLVSTPEYAHLLDENELQPTGVFEMVGSQGRNILIGALAALASYALFHLVTVFPLSWIQLYSLRDVGDFLVVQIIGAAIALVCVILSGLIADRFGRRNTLGSLAVLIAIFSASVPSLMNGGEFGQNVFVLLGFALLGLSYGQAAGAVTANFPARFRYTGAALTSDLAWLVGAGFAPLVALGLSAHFGLAYVSLYLLSGAVGSLAALSLNRALEIRN
- the cyoA gene encoding ubiquinol oxidase subunit II, which encodes MIPSNLRRGLGLLSLILLAGCDMVVMNPSGDIAKQQGQLVVASTLLMLLIIVPVIVLTLLFAWRYRKSNTKARYEPDWDHSTQLELVIWGAPLLIIIALGLLTWISTHLLDPFRPLQRIDENRPLAANVKPLEVQVVALDWKWLFIYPEQGVASVNELVTPVDVPINFKISASTVMNSFYIPALAGQIYAMPGMETQLHAVMNKPGVYDGFSANYSGAGFSHMRFKYHGVSEADFKAWVQKTKAAGGELSRDGYLSLEQPSEREPVRRYGAVAPGLFKAIVNRCVDAKAVCMDEMMAADMQRAKSSVVRKEEHTPGVAVPAGGITGNENSTVPSSSAGPATAPSPSHSMDSKKSHHDRAH
- the cyoB gene encoding cytochrome o ubiquinol oxidase subunit I — encoded protein: MTEHTDLTKLIFGRLSWEAIPYHEPILLVTFAAVVLGGAAILALVTKYRLWGPLWRDWITSIDHKKIGVMYVILGLVMLLRGFADALMMRAQQAMSFGDNAGFLPPHHYDQIFTAHGVIMIFFVAMPLVTGFMNYLVPLQIGARDVAFPFLNNFSFWMTAVGAGLTMASLFVGEFARTGWLAYPPLSGILASPDVGVDYYIWSLQLAGVGTLLSGVNLIATIVKMRAPGMTMMKMPVFTWTSLCTNVLIVAAFPVLTAVLAMLSLDRMVGTNFFTNDLGGNSMMYVNLIWIWGHPEVYILILPLFGVFSEVVSTFSGKRLFGYTSMVYATVVITILSYLVWLHHFFTMGSGASVNSFFGITTMIISIPTGAKIFNWLFTMYRGRIRFELPMMWTVAFMVTFVIGGMTGVLLAVPPADFVLHNSLFLIAHFHNVIIGGVLFGLFAGINFWFPKVFGYKLDTLWGKVSFWCWVIGFYMAFMPGYVLGLMGVTRRMSHFEDTTMQPLFVTSFLGTALIACGIGAMLVQFYVSFRRRESLRDLTGDPWNGRTLEWSTSSPPPDYNFAFTPVVYDNDTWADMKKRNYSRPLKGFQPIHMPSNTAAGFIIAMLSGVVGFALIWQMWLVAGLGFVAMMAAIIIHTFNYKRDFYIPAEQVVRTEEARTRLLESHV
- the cyoC gene encoding cytochrome o ubiquinol oxidase subunit III; amino-acid sequence: MNHNAAVLDARADGEVQFHVTEHHPENGTLLGFWLYLMSDCLVFACLFAAYAVLGRSYAGGPTGAELFDLPLVAMNTALLLLSSITYGFAMLESQKKRLKSTLVWLGITGLLGAGFLGLELYEFSHLIHEGAGPQRSAFLSAFFTLVGTHGLHVTFGIIWLVTLMFQLGRHGLIPENSRRLMCLSMFWHFLDVIWIGVFTFVYLMGVLP
- the cyoD gene encoding cytochrome o ubiquinol oxidase subunit IV; the protein is MSAHPHHAAHGAGHDHHDHHGHHGHEDHADHGSLKTYAIGFVLSVILTAIPFWLVMNKTFDKSSTTALVILAFAAVQIVVHMVYFLHMNTRAEGGWSLLALVFTLVLVVITLSGSIWVMYHLNTNMMPGMAPGGSHQMHQMP